The Sphaerospermopsis torques-reginae ITEP-024 genome has a window encoding:
- a CDS encoding dipeptide epimerase, with product MKTQIKLFTVNKRFPLTISRGTTAQTTNISVKIIENDIEGWGEASPFGVGNHRQTTEMITDALQKIAPVLESYNPWQRQEIEAVLTQDQIPSAARAAIDMALYDWMGKSVNLPLWKMWGLNIKNIVPTSVTIGINSPEGAATRTKDWLEYMDVQLLKVKLGAKEGIEADRKMLLAVKETAPEIDLFVDANGGWSLADAISMSLWLADLGIKYIEQPLPRGEENKLATLKEHSPLPIFVDESCFTSVDIPPLADYVDGINIKLMKSGGLSEAWRMVNTAKAHNLQVMFGCYSDSSLANTAASQLAPLADYLDLDSHLNLIDDPFVGASVEKGRILPNNLPGLGVQYSASAT from the coding sequence ATGAAAACACAAATCAAACTATTCACAGTCAACAAAAGATTCCCCTTAACAATAAGTAGAGGAACAACAGCACAAACGACAAATATCAGCGTCAAAATCATCGAAAACGACATCGAAGGATGGGGAGAAGCATCACCATTTGGTGTGGGTAATCACCGTCAAACTACCGAAATGATCACAGATGCCTTGCAAAAAATCGCCCCTGTGTTAGAATCATACAACCCTTGGCAACGTCAGGAAATTGAAGCAGTTTTAACACAGGATCAAATTCCTTCCGCAGCCAGAGCAGCAATAGATATGGCGTTGTATGATTGGATGGGGAAAAGTGTAAATTTACCATTGTGGAAAATGTGGGGACTAAATATCAAGAATATAGTACCCACATCCGTAACCATAGGTATTAACTCCCCAGAAGGTGCAGCAACCAGAACCAAAGACTGGTTAGAATATATGGATGTACAATTATTAAAAGTGAAATTAGGAGCAAAAGAGGGAATAGAAGCAGACAGAAAAATGCTCTTAGCAGTGAAAGAAACAGCACCAGAAATAGATTTATTTGTAGATGCTAACGGAGGTTGGAGTTTAGCAGATGCAATTTCTATGTCTCTGTGGTTAGCAGATTTAGGGATAAAATATATAGAACAGCCATTACCACGAGGTGAAGAAAATAAATTAGCCACCCTGAAAGAACATTCACCTTTACCCATCTTTGTGGATGAAAGTTGCTTTACCAGTGTGGATATTCCCCCATTAGCAGATTATGTAGATGGAATTAATATTAAACTCATGAAATCTGGGGGTTTAAGTGAAGCTTGGAGAATGGTAAATACAGCCAAAGCACATAATTTACAAGTGATGTTTGGCTGTTATTCTGATAGTTCATTAGCGAATACAGCAGCTTCCCAACTTGCACCATTAGCTGATTATTTAGACTTAGATAGTCATTTAAATTTAATAGATGATCCTTTTGTGGGTGCATCAGTTGAAAAAGGACGAATTTTACCTAATAATTTACCAGGTTTAGGAGTACAATACAGTGCGTCTGCCACTTAA
- a CDS encoding peptidase domain-containing ABC transporter: MTYNNESFDQFLQSIAGFDQLSAQERRNLLSQQQALRYRIGQKIIGKEKLPDRIAILYEGKVRLLGYHPQTQLPITLKILEPGAIIGEISLMRQIACETAIASTEVICLTLSTADYFSLLRQNQGFANDRQNCSDISEVFDILSPLLAPQANANLNLKDISQEILSEAKIHYLPPGKSSFTQLESDKIWFVSGGKVANCPPNSPLESSRHTRGMIEVTGSSPARLLGINPADLSFLNPEPVEAELTYNQQQSIDEIEIPYATVEEVIPSQRQTPAEKKHHQQYPFFRGQGEINSTLACLQMLAKYLQVPLRKEVVRRILNDNIKRHGNISLQLCAYVGELIGLRSQLVDIPATAITRIPTPALIQYQDSYAVIYAVDENTVVLAVPSKGIINCKPSKLLEEIANDETKLQPQMRVLLIGATQETPQQRFGLSWFLPYLSRHRRVLIEVFIASFFVQLAALANPLVIQLIIDKVIVQNSINTLNILGVLLLAVGVFEAVLTTLRTYLFVDTTNRIDMSLGSQIIDHLLRLPLRYFERRPVGELATRINELENIRQFLTGTALTVVLDAVFSVVYIIVMLFYSWQLTLVGLGTIPLFVVITLIAAPTVSRQLRTKAERNAATQSYLVEVMSGIQTVKAQNIELRSRFSWQERYARFVSAGFKTVITSTLANSTSQFLNKISSLLVLWVGAYLVLKGELTLGELIAFRIISSYVTSPILRLAQLWQNFQETGLSLERLSDIVDTPQEAETDKDNIPLPGIMGAVKYENVSFRFAPSGPLQLNNVSLDFPSGTFVGIVGQSGSGKSTMMKLLLRLYNVESGRILIDGYDISKVELYSVRRQIGVVPQDPLLFDGTVEENIALTNPEATTEEIIEAARIAVAHEFIMNLPNGYNTRVGEKGSNLSGGQRQRIAIARSILQKPKLLVLDEATSALDYPTERQICLNLARAFQGKTVFFITHRLNTVSNADTIVVMDGGRVIEQGNHQELMTAKGHYFYLYQQQEVNL, from the coding sequence ATGACTTATAATAACGAATCCTTTGATCAATTTCTCCAGAGTATTGCGGGATTTGATCAACTATCAGCCCAGGAAAGACGCAATTTACTATCACAACAACAAGCTCTACGCTATCGCATAGGACAAAAAATCATTGGTAAAGAAAAACTACCAGATAGAATAGCAATTCTGTACGAGGGAAAAGTGAGACTGTTGGGATATCACCCCCAAACCCAATTACCAATTACCCTGAAAATCCTAGAACCAGGAGCAATAATTGGGGAAATTAGTTTGATGCGGCAGATTGCTTGTGAAACAGCGATCGCATCCACAGAAGTGATTTGTTTAACGTTGAGTACAGCAGATTATTTCAGTCTACTACGCCAAAATCAGGGCTTTGCTAATGATCGTCAAAACTGTAGTGACATCTCAGAAGTATTTGATATTCTCAGCCCACTGTTAGCACCACAAGCTAATGCCAATTTAAATCTCAAAGACATCAGTCAAGAAATTTTATCAGAGGCAAAAATTCATTACCTACCACCAGGAAAATCCTCTTTTACACAACTAGAAAGTGATAAAATTTGGTTTGTTAGTGGCGGTAAAGTAGCTAATTGTCCCCCTAATTCTCCGTTAGAATCTAGTCGTCATACTAGAGGAATGATCGAAGTAACAGGGAGCAGTCCAGCACGTTTATTAGGTATTAATCCCGCAGATTTATCATTCCTCAATCCAGAACCAGTAGAGGCAGAACTAACATATAATCAACAACAAAGCATAGATGAAATAGAAATTCCCTACGCCACAGTAGAAGAAGTTATTCCTTCCCAACGCCAAACACCAGCAGAGAAAAAACACCACCAACAATACCCATTTTTTCGTGGACAGGGGGAAATAAATTCTACCTTGGCTTGTTTGCAAATGCTGGCCAAGTATTTACAAGTTCCCTTGCGTAAAGAAGTAGTACGTCGGATTTTAAATGACAACATTAAACGTCATGGTAATATATCCCTTCAACTTTGTGCTTATGTGGGAGAATTAATTGGACTGAGATCCCAATTAGTAGATATTCCCGCCACTGCAATTACACGCATTCCTACACCAGCACTAATTCAATATCAAGATAGCTATGCTGTCATCTATGCAGTAGATGAAAATACAGTAGTTTTAGCTGTGCCATCAAAAGGAATAATTAATTGCAAACCAAGCAAACTACTGGAAGAAATAGCAAATGATGAAACCAAATTGCAACCACAAATGCGGGTATTACTTATCGGTGCTACCCAAGAAACACCCCAACAACGCTTTGGGTTAAGTTGGTTTTTACCTTATCTATCACGTCACCGTCGGGTATTAATAGAAGTCTTTATCGCTTCCTTTTTTGTCCAACTGGCTGCTTTAGCTAATCCTTTGGTGATTCAATTAATCATTGATAAAGTCATCGTTCAAAATAGTATTAATACCCTGAATATTTTAGGGGTGTTATTATTAGCAGTGGGTGTATTTGAAGCAGTGTTAACTACATTGCGGACATATTTATTTGTGGATACAACCAACCGCATTGATATGAGTTTGGGGTCACAAATTATTGACCACTTACTCAGATTACCTTTACGTTATTTTGAACGTAGACCTGTGGGTGAACTAGCAACTCGCATCAATGAATTAGAAAATATCCGTCAGTTTCTCACAGGGACAGCTTTAACAGTAGTATTAGATGCAGTATTCTCGGTGGTTTATATCATCGTGATGCTGTTTTATAGTTGGCAATTAACTTTAGTGGGTTTAGGAACAATTCCCCTATTTGTGGTGATTACATTAATTGCTGCTCCCACGGTGAGCCGACAATTACGTACCAAAGCAGAACGTAATGCAGCAACTCAATCTTATTTAGTGGAGGTAATGTCAGGTATTCAAACAGTAAAGGCGCAAAATATAGAATTGCGATCGCGTTTTTCCTGGCAAGAACGTTATGCTCGGTTTGTATCCGCAGGTTTTAAAACAGTCATCACCTCCACTTTAGCTAATTCTACCAGTCAGTTTCTCAACAAAATCAGCAGCTTATTAGTTTTGTGGGTAGGAGCTTATTTAGTATTAAAAGGAGAATTAACATTAGGGGAATTAATCGCCTTTAGAATTATCTCCAGTTATGTGACTAGTCCTATTTTGCGGTTAGCACAACTTTGGCAAAACTTCCAAGAAACGGGTTTATCTTTAGAGCGATTAAGTGATATTGTGGATACACCCCAAGAAGCAGAAACGGACAAAGATAATATTCCCTTACCTGGGATCATGGGTGCTGTCAAATATGAAAATGTTTCCTTCCGCTTTGCTCCCAGTGGACCACTACAACTCAACAATGTGAGTCTTGATTTTCCTTCTGGTACATTTGTCGGTATTGTCGGACAAAGTGGTTCAGGTAAAAGCACAATGATGAAATTACTGCTGAGACTTTATAACGTCGAGTCTGGCAGAATTTTGATTGATGGTTACGACATCAGCAAAGTAGAACTTTATTCAGTAAGGCGACAAATTGGGGTTGTGCCTCAAGATCCGCTTTTGTTTGATGGTACTGTGGAAGAAAATATTGCATTGACTAATCCTGAAGCCACCACAGAAGAAATTATCGAAGCGGCCAGGATAGCAGTTGCCCATGAATTTATCATGAATTTACCCAATGGGTATAACACCAGAGTAGGGGAAAAAGGTTCTAATCTTTCAGGAGGACAAAGACAGAGGATAGCGATCGCTCGTTCCATTTTACAAAAACCGAAATTATTAGTTTTGGACGAAGCTACCAGCGCCTTAGATTATCCCACAGAAAGACAAATATGTCTGAATTTAGCTAGAGCTTTTCAAGGTAAAACAGTCTTCTTTATTACTCACCGTCTCAATACTGTTAGTAATGCAGATACCATCGTTGTTATGGATGGCGGTAGAGTGATAGAACAAGGTAATCATCAAGAATTAATGACTGCTAAAGGTCATTATTTCTACCTATATCAACAACAAGAAGTTAATTTGTAA
- a CDS encoding calcium-binding protein → MSNTLFGDDANNVLYGGAGNDTIYGQGGNDTLYGQEGNDTLIGGTGADSLIGGNGNDTYVVDNSGDQVIENANEGTDTVVSFISYTLGNNLENLALIGNENINATGNELNNGFLGNDANNVLDGGLGNDSLYGQGGNDTLIGGEGNDYLDGGTGVDSLIGGNGNDTYVVDGLGDVVIENANEGIDAVISSISYTLGDNLETLILTGQNNLNGTGNNLNNTLFGNDVNNVLDGGLGDDTIYGQAGNDTLIGGEGNDTLIGGTGADSLIGGVGNDIYVVDELGDVVIENANEGIDTVVSFISYHLGDHLERLSLIGENNINGAANDLNNAMLGNDGNNFLDGGSGNDNLSGQGGNDTLIGGEGNDTLTGGVGMDAFRFTSLDGGIDTITDFESGTDQIQIDSNGFTGLAIGQLSAEAFTFGAGVTSATSSTHRFIFNTTNGDLFFDADGDGAGASVKIATLSNSASLSHSDIFVNINVTGNDLNNVLLGNDDNNVLDGGIGNDTLYGQGGNDTLVGGVGMDAFRFTSLDGGIDTITDFESGTDKIQIDSSGFTGLAIGQLSAEAFTFGVGVTSATSSTHRFIFNTTNGDLFFDADGDGAGASVKIATLSNSASLSHTDIFVI, encoded by the coding sequence ATGTCAAATACACTCTTTGGGGATGATGCCAATAATGTCCTATATGGTGGTGCTGGTAACGATACTATCTACGGACAAGGAGGCAATGATACTCTGTACGGACAAGAAGGTAATGACACTCTCATAGGTGGTACAGGTGCTGATAGTCTCATCGGTGGAAATGGTAACGATACCTATGTTGTTGATAACTCAGGGGATCAAGTCATTGAAAATGCTAATGAAGGCACAGATACAGTCGTATCATTTATCAGTTATACCCTCGGAAATAATTTAGAAAACCTTGCTTTAATAGGTAACGAAAATATCAACGCTACAGGTAACGAACTGAATAATGGATTCTTGGGTAATGATGCTAATAATGTCCTAGATGGTGGACTTGGTAACGATAGTCTGTACGGACAGGGAGGTAATGACACTCTCATAGGTGGTGAGGGTAATGACTACCTGGATGGTGGTACAGGTGTTGATAGTCTCATCGGTGGAAATGGTAACGATACTTATGTTGTTGATGGCTTAGGGGACGTAGTCATTGAAAATGCTAATGAAGGCATAGATGCAGTCATATCATCTATCAGTTATACCCTGGGAGATAATTTAGAAACCCTCATTTTAACAGGTCAGAACAATCTCAACGGAACAGGTAACAACCTAAATAATACACTCTTTGGGAATGATGTTAATAATGTCTTAGATGGTGGACTTGGTGACGATACTATCTATGGACAAGCAGGTAATGACACTCTCATAGGTGGTGAGGGTAATGACACTCTCATAGGTGGTACAGGTGCTGATAGTCTGATCGGTGGAGTTGGTAACGATATCTATGTTGTTGATGAATTAGGGGACGTAGTCATTGAAAATGCTAATGAAGGCATAGATACAGTCGTATCATTTATCAGTTATCACCTGGGAGATCATTTAGAACGTCTGTCTTTGATAGGTGAGAACAATATCAACGGTGCAGCTAACGACCTGAATAATGCCATGTTGGGTAATGATGGTAATAATTTCCTAGATGGTGGCAGTGGTAACGATAATCTGTCTGGACAGGGAGGTAATGACACTCTCATAGGTGGTGAGGGTAATGACACTCTCACAGGTGGCGTTGGTATGGACGCTTTCCGTTTCACTAGTTTAGATGGAGGAATTGATACAATTACCGATTTTGAATCTGGAACAGATCAAATTCAAATAGATAGCAATGGTTTTACTGGTTTAGCAATTGGTCAATTAAGCGCAGAAGCTTTTACTTTTGGCGCAGGTGTGACTTCAGCTACTAGCAGCACCCATAGATTTATTTTCAACACTACCAATGGTGATTTATTCTTTGATGCCGATGGTGATGGTGCTGGAGCTAGTGTGAAGATCGCAACTCTGAGTAATTCTGCTAGTTTGAGTCACTCTGATATCTTTGTGAATATCAACGTTACAGGTAACGACCTGAATAATGTGCTGTTGGGTAATGATGATAATAATGTCTTAGATGGTGGCATTGGTAATGATACTCTCTATGGACAAGGAGGTAATGACACTCTCGTAGGTGGCGTTGGTATGGACGCTTTCCGTTTCACTAGTTTAGATGGAGGAATTGATACAATTACGGATTTTGAATCTGGAACAGATAAAATCCAAATAGATAGCAGTGGTTTTACTGGTTTAGCAATCGGTCAATTAAGCGCAGAAGCTTTTACTTTTGGCGTAGGTGTGACTTCAGCTACTAGCAGCACCCATAGATTTATTTTCAATACTACCAATGGTGATTTATTCTTTGATGCCGATGGTGATGGTGCTGGAGCTAGTGTGAAGATCGCAACTCTGAGTAATTCTGCTAGTTTGAGTCACACTGATATCTTTGTGATTTAG
- a CDS encoding peptidylprolyl isomerase — MNPVLQFGDRILTAPEVLQLLGKHQLVPPLLKEVVIDQAIAEIECTPQEEKQACEQLAQQYQGKQEQGISTEYLNSIAIRQLKLEKFKEATWGQDLDSYFYQRKPQLDRVIYSLITTSDIGIAQEIYFRIQEGEQSFAQAAREYAQGPEAQTDGLVGPVELQSLHPMLARVLSVSQPQQLSPPNQIGEWIVIVRLEKLLPAQLDRQIRQRLLNERFQTWLQGQVAPQNWQIKLSEDMQ; from the coding sequence ATGAATCCAGTTCTGCAATTTGGCGATCGCATACTAACAGCCCCAGAAGTTCTACAACTACTGGGGAAACACCAATTAGTACCACCATTACTGAAAGAGGTAGTCATTGATCAAGCGATCGCAGAAATTGAATGTACACCACAGGAAGAAAAACAAGCCTGTGAACAGTTAGCGCAACAATATCAAGGAAAACAAGAACAGGGAATCAGTACCGAATATTTGAATAGTATAGCTATTCGCCAACTGAAACTGGAAAAGTTTAAAGAAGCAACTTGGGGACAAGATTTAGACTCCTACTTTTACCAGCGCAAACCCCAGTTGGATCGAGTCATATATTCCCTGATCACTACTTCTGATATTGGAATAGCCCAAGAAATCTACTTCCGCATCCAAGAAGGAGAACAATCTTTTGCTCAAGCAGCAAGAGAATATGCCCAAGGTCCAGAAGCCCAAACAGATGGTTTAGTCGGTCCTGTGGAATTACAATCTCTTCATCCGATGTTGGCGAGAGTCTTGTCTGTAAGCCAACCACAGCAACTTTCACCACCCAATCAAATAGGAGAATGGATAGTAATTGTCAGGCTAGAAAAACTACTACCGGCTCAGTTGGATCGGCAAATTCGTCAAAGATTGCTGAATGAGCGTTTTCAGACTTGGCTGCAAGGGCAAGTAGCTCCACAAAACTGGCAAATTAAACTATCAGAAGATATGCAATGA
- a CDS encoding HlyD family efflux transporter periplasmic adaptor subunit produces MTQHNGNHINGNGNGNGNGKKQSSVQLLTPAKKARTDSLTRVAYQDSFDQSIILRQSPVWSRTIMITLMVVACFGVGWAYYAKIEQVVPATGQLKPEGTVKEVQAPISGVVKSVYVKDGQEVKAGDLLLTFESVATLAELNSLNKIRAALIKENNIYRRLMSVSNGITSELNFLSSNLPPETAFLLKSRASLVADNDLLRSQLRNSTPGISGGIDEQQRLLAARKELESRSNAAQLEVEKIRKQLSQTKVKLKDTQNGLAIQQQILDKVKTLAEEGGISQLQYLNQQQQVQTLRAEIEQLREEEKRLEFDIQRGQEEVTNTVAVTDKNVLDQIADNKKRIAEIDSQFMRIVLENEQRLADVNSRISQTQLNVKYQELRAPVSGIVFDLQAKNPGFVANPTQKLLQIVPNDKYVAEVFITNQDIGFVREGMNVDVRVDSFPFSEFGDIKGKVINIGSDALPPDQTYQYYRFPARVSLDSQTINSQGRNIPLQSGMSITANIKVREERSVLSLFTEMFTKQVESLKEVR; encoded by the coding sequence ATGACTCAACATAATGGCAATCATATCAACGGTAACGGTAACGGTAACGGCAACGGCAAAAAACAAAGTAGTGTACAGTTGCTGACACCTGCCAAGAAAGCTAGAACAGACTCTTTGACTCGTGTAGCTTATCAAGATAGTTTTGATCAATCTATAATTTTACGTCAATCACCAGTTTGGTCACGTACAATCATGATCACTCTGATGGTTGTAGCTTGTTTTGGAGTGGGTTGGGCTTATTATGCCAAAATTGAACAAGTAGTTCCCGCGACCGGTCAATTAAAACCAGAGGGAACAGTAAAAGAAGTACAAGCTCCTATTAGTGGTGTTGTCAAATCTGTTTATGTAAAAGATGGACAAGAAGTAAAAGCAGGAGACTTGCTCTTAACATTTGAATCTGTGGCCACCTTAGCTGAGTTAAATTCCTTAAACAAGATTCGCGCTGCTTTAATCAAAGAAAACAATATTTATCGTCGCTTGATGAGTGTAAGTAACGGTATCACATCAGAATTGAATTTTTTAAGCAGTAACTTGCCACCAGAAACAGCTTTTCTCCTTAAAAGTCGAGCCTCATTAGTCGCTGACAATGATTTATTGCGTTCTCAATTAAGAAATTCTACACCAGGAATAAGTGGTGGAATTGATGAACAACAACGCCTCCTAGCTGCCAGAAAAGAATTAGAATCTCGGTCTAATGCAGCACAATTAGAAGTTGAAAAAATCAGAAAGCAACTATCGCAAACCAAAGTCAAACTCAAAGATACTCAAAATGGTTTAGCAATTCAACAACAAATTTTAGATAAAGTCAAAACCCTGGCAGAAGAAGGCGGAATTTCTCAATTACAATATCTGAATCAGCAACAACAAGTACAGACTCTCAGGGCAGAAATAGAGCAATTAAGGGAAGAAGAAAAACGCCTAGAGTTTGATATTCAAAGAGGACAGGAGGAAGTAACAAATACTGTAGCGGTTACAGATAAAAATGTCTTAGATCAGATAGCTGATAACAAAAAGCGGATTGCGGAAATTGACAGCCAATTTATGAGGATAGTTCTGGAAAATGAGCAGAGATTAGCAGATGTTAATAGTAGAATTTCCCAGACACAATTAAATGTCAAATATCAAGAACTTCGCGCTCCTGTAAGTGGGATAGTATTTGATCTGCAAGCGAAAAATCCTGGTTTTGTCGCTAATCCGACGCAGAAATTATTACAGATTGTACCTAATGATAAATATGTAGCAGAGGTATTTATCACCAATCAAGATATTGGTTTTGTGCGGGAAGGAATGAATGTAGATGTGAGAGTTGATTCTTTTCCGTTTAGTGAGTTTGGCGATATTAAAGGTAAAGTCATTAATATCGGATCGGATGCTTTACCTCCTGATCAGACTTATCAATACTATAGATTTCCAGCGAGAGTTAGTTTAGATAGTCAGACGATAAATTCTCAAGGTAGAAACATTCCTTTACAGTCTGGGATGTCTATTACTGCTAATATTAAGGTGCGTGAGGAACGCAGTGTGTTGAGTTTATTTACCGAGATGTTTACTAAGCAGGTTGAGAGTTTGAAAGAAGTTAGATAA
- a CDS encoding DUF1611 domain-containing protein has product MRLPLNKKIAILLHEGLSGTQGKTGLSILRYSEAPIVAVIDRECVGKSLAELTGIKRDVPVVGSVSAALQYQPEVLVIGIAPKGGIIPDHYWPDIKDALKGGMSLVNGLHTPLGNIPDLNALLKPGQLIWDVRKEPANLEIASGLARTLPCRRVLTVGTDMAIGKMSTSLELHHSAKLRSWRSKFLATGQTGLMLEGDGVALDAVRVDFAAGAVEQLVMRFGKHYDILQIEGQGSLLHPGSTATLPLIRGSQPTHLILVHRAGQTHNHNNPHVPIPPLPEVIKMYEIVASGAGAFAKVPVAGIALNTRDLDEVAAKNAIAQITDQTGLPCTDPVRFGGDLLLDAVMGS; this is encoded by the coding sequence GTGCGTCTGCCACTTAATAAAAAGATAGCAATTTTATTGCATGAAGGACTGAGTGGAACTCAGGGAAAAACCGGTTTATCAATTTTACGCTATAGTGAAGCTCCTATAGTTGCAGTGATAGATCGGGAATGTGTGGGTAAATCTTTAGCAGAGTTAACAGGGATAAAACGTGATGTTCCTGTTGTGGGTTCAGTGAGTGCAGCTTTACAGTATCAACCGGAAGTTTTAGTTATTGGTATTGCTCCCAAAGGTGGGATAATTCCTGATCATTACTGGCCGGATATCAAAGATGCGCTCAAAGGCGGTATGTCTTTGGTGAATGGGTTACACACTCCCCTGGGAAATATACCGGATTTAAACGCACTTTTAAAACCAGGTCAGTTAATTTGGGATGTGCGGAAAGAACCTGCTAACTTAGAAATAGCTTCCGGGTTAGCGCGGACTCTTCCCTGTCGTCGAGTCTTGACGGTGGGTACGGATATGGCTATCGGTAAAATGTCCACCAGTTTAGAATTACATCATTCAGCAAAATTACGGAGTTGGCGTTCTAAATTTTTAGCTACTGGTCAAACTGGGTTAATGTTGGAAGGGGATGGAGTAGCTTTAGATGCGGTGCGGGTGGACTTTGCTGCGGGTGCAGTGGAACAGTTAGTGATGCGGTTTGGTAAACATTATGATATTTTGCAGATTGAAGGACAGGGTTCTTTATTACATCCTGGTTCGACTGCAACTTTACCTTTAATTAGAGGTTCTCAACCGACACATTTAATTTTAGTGCATCGAGCCGGACAAACTCACAATCATAATAATCCTCATGTTCCGATTCCTCCTTTACCGGAGGTAATTAAAATGTATGAAATTGTTGCTAGTGGTGCGGGTGCTTTTGCTAAAGTTCCGGTAGCGGGGATAGCTTTAAATACTAGAGATTTAGATGAAGTTGCTGCTAAAAATGCGATCGCTCAAATTACAGATCAAACAGGTTTACCTTGTACAGATCCGGTGCGTTTTGGTGGTGATTTGTTGTTAGATGCAGTGATGGGAAGTTAG
- a CDS encoding glycosyltransferase family 4 protein: MKNATGNLKSILFLHPNFPGQFRHLVKTLGQDQNYQVVFATNNQQGNIPGVQKVIYQPSRTVASQTHHYIRNLENAVLTGQAVYRIAERLKNQGFIPDIIYGHSGWGLTLFIKEVFPQAELLCFFEWFYHSRGSDAGFDPCDPLSADDICRIRVKNSPILLDLYSCDRGLSPTNWQRQQFPQEYHHKITVCHDGIDTNYFIPQPDTKLFLPSINLDLSHVTELVTYSARGLEPYRGFPQFMEAVALIQQQRPNCHIVVDGEDKVFYSKHLADGKTYKQLMLESLDLDLSRLHFTGRLPTHEYLQLLQASSAHIYLTRPFVLSWSMLEAMSVGCLLIASNTPPVVEIIEDGKNGLLADFFSPAQIAEKVNLALDNSQDMKVIRAAARKTIVNNYNLAALLPKQLDWIFGKKTSLNSYGLRI, translated from the coding sequence ATGAAAAATGCTACCGGAAATCTGAAAAGTATTTTATTTTTACATCCCAACTTCCCCGGACAATTTCGCCACTTAGTTAAAACTTTAGGACAAGATCAGAATTATCAAGTGGTATTTGCCACAAATAATCAACAAGGAAATATACCAGGTGTACAGAAAGTAATTTATCAACCTTCCCGCACAGTAGCAAGTCAAACACATCATTATATTCGCAATTTAGAAAACGCAGTTCTCACCGGACAAGCAGTATATCGGATAGCAGAACGATTAAAAAATCAAGGTTTTATTCCAGATATCATTTATGGTCATTCTGGTTGGGGACTAACTTTATTTATAAAAGAAGTTTTTCCCCAAGCAGAATTATTATGTTTCTTTGAATGGTTTTATCATAGTCGCGGTTCAGATGCAGGTTTTGATCCTTGTGATCCATTAAGTGCAGATGATATATGTCGTATTAGGGTCAAAAATTCACCAATTTTACTCGATTTATACAGTTGCGATCGCGGACTTTCTCCTACTAACTGGCAGCGTCAACAATTTCCCCAAGAATATCATCATAAAATCACTGTTTGTCACGATGGTATTGATACTAATTACTTTATTCCTCAACCAGATACTAAATTATTTTTACCTAGCATCAATTTGGATCTTTCCCACGTCACAGAATTAGTTACCTATTCAGCAAGAGGTTTAGAACCTTATCGGGGTTTTCCTCAGTTTATGGAAGCAGTAGCATTAATTCAACAACAGCGCCCAAATTGTCATATTGTAGTTGATGGCGAAGATAAAGTATTTTATAGTAAACATCTTGCTGATGGGAAAACCTATAAACAGTTAATGTTAGAAAGTCTAGATTTAGATTTATCCAGATTACATTTTACAGGTAGACTGCCTACCCATGAATATCTACAACTTTTACAAGCTTCCTCAGCCCATATTTACTTAACCCGTCCTTTTGTTTTATCCTGGTCAATGTTAGAAGCAATGTCTGTAGGATGTTTACTCATAGCTTCCAATACTCCCCCAGTTGTAGAGATCATTGAAGATGGTAAAAATGGACTTTTAGCAGATTTCTTTTCTCCTGCACAAATTGCCGAAAAGGTAAATTTAGCTTTGGATAATTCCCAAGATATGAAAGTTATTCGTGCAGCAGCAAGAAAAACAATAGTCAATAATTATAATTTAGCAGCATTATTACCAAAACAATTAGATTGGATATTCGGTAAGAAAACTTCTCTTAATTCCTATGGTTTGAGAATTTAG